From the genome of Desulfobaculum xiamenense, one region includes:
- a CDS encoding PAS domain-containing protein gives MTYLILFLAIICIAIPAVALWPWLTLSHERLRRKQTERQLERTSIRDQVFGDLSQTFLTEPYPKACAHALERVGTHLQADRIVLCSFSPDHEEFTVTSEWLAPGVTALTPVLREVKTAQHTAFTAPLIAGGKLSLPSPTAPFANHVLPPNWQTASLLAIPLRDGTRTTGFLCADSAAIPAPWTQSDAELLERLALLIERYALQLKEQQARKESEQRYNIAARATSDGVWDWNITTDQAYFSSSSMRMLGLDAHDGPRTMEDWESHILPRDRQAISERLQQLTAEKPQGFELELPMLDVRGRLHWLLAKGLVVAHDHAGKPKRVMGTHTDITDRKLAEQALRESEERFALAMDANMDGIWDWDIPSGKVYFSPGWFRMLGFGPGALQGRPETWQELVHPDDRVDIDEHIKQLMDVRQGFWTQEFRMRTSLGTYRWILSRGRIVARDENDRPLRAIGTHTDITTLKQAERTAGEASKAKSIFLANTSHEIRTPMNGIIGMAEMLLQTQLSSRQREFAQTIRDSGSALLTMLDDLLDFSRIEAGKLRLDPQPFSLRRCLADVVRLVSPLAATKGLNLVLDVDHDAPDALIGDDSRLRQILINLLNNALKFTAHGEIVVHARHGIDDGKVRLDLAVSDTGIGIQPERTASIFESFVQETTSTSRKYGGSGLGLSISAQLARLMGGDIGVRSIPGKGSTFYFHVLMELDDAEPQDTISLPDPLKLLGTTALVVNHSPACSRVMRETLSLWGMRVLTAETWEQARDALGELSRAERAVLVVEHKPPEIDTFVCAEDARTSSGIPALPIILLNPNGHPGICSTARERGFLCLAKPISETELVCAIAASVGLITPQEAACVKCANDIPHEQKLSLPPLSILLAEDSPINQNVARSMLESFGHRVTIVANGHEALEAFAKAEFDLVLMDVQMPDMDGVEATQALRKTERSGKRTPIVALTGHVMEGDRQWLLESGMDGYISKPILPATLKQVISDALVKADDKDAPPLTPPSTR, from the coding sequence ATGACCTACCTCATCCTGTTTCTCGCGATCATCTGCATTGCCATCCCAGCCGTGGCGCTGTGGCCATGGCTGACGCTCTCGCACGAGCGCCTGCGCAGAAAACAGACCGAACGTCAGCTTGAACGAACGAGCATTCGCGATCAGGTCTTCGGAGACCTCTCCCAGACCTTCCTCACCGAACCATATCCGAAAGCCTGCGCCCACGCGCTCGAACGCGTCGGCACCCATCTGCAGGCCGACCGAATCGTGCTGTGCTCATTCTCCCCGGATCACGAGGAATTCACGGTGACTTCGGAATGGCTCGCCCCAGGTGTCACAGCACTGACCCCCGTCCTAAGAGAAGTGAAAACCGCGCAGCACACCGCGTTCACAGCCCCGCTCATCGCGGGCGGGAAGCTCTCTCTCCCCTCGCCGACCGCGCCATTCGCGAACCACGTCCTTCCGCCCAACTGGCAAACGGCCTCCCTCCTCGCCATTCCCCTGCGCGACGGAACGCGCACCACGGGATTCCTCTGCGCCGACAGCGCGGCCATACCCGCGCCGTGGACGCAGTCCGACGCGGAGCTTCTCGAACGGCTCGCGCTGCTCATCGAACGCTACGCGCTCCAACTGAAGGAACAGCAGGCCCGCAAGGAAAGCGAACAGCGCTACAACATCGCCGCCCGCGCAACGTCGGACGGCGTATGGGACTGGAACATCACGACCGATCAGGCCTACTTCAGCTCCAGTTCCATGCGGATGCTCGGCCTCGACGCGCACGACGGACCCCGCACCATGGAGGACTGGGAGAGCCACATCCTTCCCAGGGACCGTCAGGCCATATCCGAACGCCTGCAACAACTAACCGCCGAAAAGCCGCAGGGCTTCGAGCTCGAACTGCCCATGCTCGACGTGCGCGGCAGGCTGCATTGGCTTCTGGCAAAGGGGCTGGTGGTCGCCCATGACCACGCGGGCAAACCGAAACGCGTCATGGGCACCCACACCGACATCACGGACAGAAAACTGGCCGAACAGGCGCTGCGCGAAAGCGAGGAACGCTTCGCGCTGGCCATGGACGCCAACATGGACGGCATATGGGACTGGGACATCCCGTCGGGAAAGGTCTACTTCAGCCCCGGATGGTTCAGGATGCTCGGCTTCGGTCCCGGCGCCCTTCAGGGACGTCCGGAAACATGGCAGGAACTGGTCCACCCGGACGACAGGGTGGATATCGACGAACACATCAAGCAGCTCATGGATGTGCGGCAGGGATTCTGGACGCAGGAATTCCGCATGCGCACGAGTCTCGGCACCTATCGCTGGATACTCTCACGCGGGCGGATCGTCGCGCGCGACGAAAATGACCGCCCACTGCGCGCCATCGGCACCCACACGGACATCACGACACTCAAGCAGGCCGAACGGACCGCTGGCGAAGCGAGCAAGGCCAAGAGCATCTTCCTCGCCAACACGAGCCACGAAATCCGCACGCCCATGAATGGCATCATCGGCATGGCGGAAATGCTGCTGCAAACGCAACTGTCATCGCGCCAGCGCGAATTCGCCCAGACCATCCGCGACTCCGGTTCGGCGCTCCTGACCATGCTCGACGACCTTCTCGACTTCTCGCGCATCGAGGCAGGAAAGCTGCGGCTTGACCCGCAACCGTTCAGCCTGCGCCGCTGTCTGGCGGATGTCGTCCGCCTCGTCTCCCCGCTTGCGGCGACCAAGGGGCTCAACCTCGTGCTCGACGTGGACCACGACGCGCCCGACGCCCTCATCGGCGACGACTCCCGTCTGCGGCAGATTCTGATCAATCTGCTGAACAACGCCCTCAAGTTCACCGCACATGGGGAAATCGTCGTGCATGCGCGCCACGGCATCGACGACGGCAAGGTTCGGCTGGATCTAGCGGTCTCCGACACGGGCATCGGGATACAGCCCGAGCGCACGGCCAGCATCTTCGAATCCTTCGTGCAGGAGACGACCTCCACATCGCGGAAATACGGCGGATCAGGCCTCGGGCTGTCGATATCGGCCCAACTGGCCCGGCTCATGGGCGGCGACATAGGTGTGCGCAGCATCCCCGGCAAGGGAAGCACGTTCTACTTCCATGTCCTCATGGAGTTGGATGACGCGGAACCGCAGGACACGATCAGCCTCCCCGATCCGCTGAAGCTCCTTGGCACCACGGCTCTCGTCGTGAACCACAGTCCTGCCTGTTCGCGTGTCATGCGCGAAACCCTCTCGCTCTGGGGAATGCGTGTACTGACCGCCGAAACTTGGGAACAGGCCCGCGACGCATTGGGAGAACTGTCCCGCGCCGAACGGGCCGTTCTCGTCGTGGAGCACAAGCCACCCGAAATCGACACGTTCGTCTGCGCGGAGGACGCCCGCACCTCAAGCGGCATCCCCGCGCTACCGATCATTCTGCTTAACCCCAATGGGCATCCGGGCATCTGCTCCACCGCTCGGGAAAGAGGGTTCCTGTGCCTCGCCAAGCCGATTTCGGAAACGGAACTCGTTTGCGCCATAGCAGCAAGCGTGGGGCTCATCACACCGCAGGAGGCGGCGTGCGTAAAATGCGCAAACGACATCCCCCACGAGCAAAAGCTTTCCCTGCCGCCACTTAGCATCCTGCTGGCCGAGGACTCGCCCATCAACCAGAACGTGGCCCGCAGCATGCTCGAAAGCTTCGGGCACAGGGTAACCATCGTCGCCAACGGGCATGAGGCGCTGGAGGCGTTTGCGAAAGCGGAATTCGATCTTGTTCTGATGGATGTCCAGATGCCGGACATGGACGGTGTGGAGGCCACGCAGGCCCTGCGCAAAACGGAACGCAGCGGGAAAAGGACGCCCATCGTCGCCCTGACGGGTCACGTCATGGAAGGGGACAGGCAATGGCTGCTGGAATCCGGGATGGACGGCTACATCAGCAAGCCCATCTTGCCGGCCACGCTGAAGCAGGTCATCAGCGACGCGCTCGTCAAAGCTGACGACAAGGACGCGCCGCCACTCACTCCTCCATCAACCCGATGA